A stretch of Hypomesus transpacificus isolate Combined female chromosome 7, fHypTra1, whole genome shotgun sequence DNA encodes these proteins:
- the rps16 gene encoding 40S ribosomal protein S16 produces the protein MPAKGPLQSVQVFGRKKTATAVAHCKRGNGLIKVNGRPLEMIEPATLQYKLQEPVLLLGKERFAGVDIRVRVKGGGHVAQIYAIRQSISKALVAYYQKYVDEASKKEIKDILIQYDRTLLVADPRRCESKKFGGPGARARYQKSYR, from the exons ATGCCGGCTAAAGGTCCTCTGCAATCTGTCCAAGTTTTTGGACGTAAA AAAACCGCCACAGCAGTTGCTCACTGCAAGAGGGGAAATGGCCTTATCAAGGTGAACGGCAGACCCCTGGAGATGATTGAGCCAGCCACTCTCCAGTACAAG CTTCAAGAGCCAGTGCTGTTGCTGGGCAAGGAGCGTTTTGCTGGGGTTGACATCAGAGTCCGGGTGAAGGGTGGTGGACACGTCGCCCAGATCTACG CTATCCGTCAGTCCATCTCCAAAGCCCTGGTCGCTTACTATCAGAAGT ATGTGGACGAGGCCTCCAAGAAGGAGATCAAGGACATCCTGATCCAGTACGACAGGACCCTGCTGGTTGCCGATCCTCGTCGCTGCGAGTCCAAGAAGTTCGGTGGACCTGGAGCCCGTGCCCGTTACCAGAAGTCCTACCGTTAA